One Brassica napus cultivar Da-Ae chromosome C2, Da-Ae, whole genome shotgun sequence DNA window includes the following coding sequences:
- the LOC111208791 gene encoding uncharacterized protein LOC111208791, whose product MGRGRCRMVMCCEPNEFTEPRPYRPPALKRILFQQKRLAGLREGSQVSLEIQSDKSLKGTDQDQTTLVSGIDIQEKSSSDVVASTSKPQTPSSSLVGMKKTLGSQVSLLRCSACMQIIQSDKSLKGSSDQDQTTLVSQIDIQDQTTLVSQIDIQEKLSSDIVSNTSKTHQGKHLRSSSKIHKPKALLKKKKKKKKKKSSRKAVSTT is encoded by the exons ATGGGTAGAGGTCGTTGCCGCATGGTAATGTGTTGTGAACCCAATGAGTTTACAGAACCCCGTCCATACCGACCTCCCGCACTCAAACGTATCCTCTTCCAACAAAAGAG ATTGGCCGGACTACGTGAAGGATCTCAAGTCTCGTTGGAGATCCAATCAGATAAGAGTCTGAAGGGAACTGATCAGGATCAGACCACTCTTGTCTCTGGAATTGATATTCag GAAAAGTCGTCGTCTGATGTTGTTGCTAGCACCTCGAAGCCTCAGACGCCATCATCGAG TTTGGTCGGGATGAAGAAAACACTAGGTTCTCAAGTCTCGTTGCTACGTTGTTCTGCCTGTATGCAAATAATCCAGTCCGATAAGAGTCTAAAGGGATCTTCTGATCAGGATCAGACCACTCTTGTCTCCCAAATTGATATTCAGGATCAGACCACTCTTGTCTCCCAAATTGATATTCAG GAAAAGTTGTCGTCTGATATCGTTAGTAACACCTCCAAGACTCATCAAG GTAAGCATCTCCGATCAAGTTCAAAAATACACAAGCCCAAAGCtcttctgaagaagaagaagaagaagaaaaagaagaagagctcACGCAAAGCTGTATCCACCACCTAA